The Flavobacterium sp. HJ-32-4 genome contains a region encoding:
- the greA gene encoding transcription elongation factor GreA, translating into MSTVSYYTAEGLKKLKDELDQLKNVERPKASQAIAEARDKGDLSENAEYDAAKEAQGLLEMRISKLEDLYANARLIDESQLDLSKVLVLSKVKIKNVGNGMVLNYTLVAESEADLKSNKISVTSPIGKGLLGKSVGDLAEITVPNGKLQFEILEISRD; encoded by the coding sequence ATGAGTACAGTATCCTACTACACGGCCGAAGGCCTCAAAAAACTGAAAGACGAACTCGACCAACTGAAAAACGTCGAGCGACCGAAGGCGTCGCAGGCCATTGCCGAAGCGCGCGATAAAGGCGATTTATCGGAGAATGCCGAATACGATGCTGCCAAGGAAGCACAGGGTTTGCTGGAAATGCGTATTTCCAAACTCGAAGACCTGTATGCCAATGCCCGTCTTATCGACGAATCGCAACTCGACCTGTCGAAAGTACTCGTACTATCGAAGGTAAAGATAAAGAACGTCGGCAACGGCATGGTGTTGAATTATACCCTGGTCGCGGAAAGCGAAGCCGACCTGAAAAGCAACAAAATTTCTGTAACCTCTCCGATCGGCAAAGGCCTTTTAGGAAAATCGGTCGGTGACCTTGCCGAAATTACCGTTCCGAACGGGAAACTGCAGTTTGAAATACTTGAAATTTCGCGCGACTGA
- a CDS encoding HIT family protein encodes MASIFTRIINREIPGHIVSEDDRFIAILDVNPNTEGHTLCIPKTEINKLFDMEEEHYLALMAFSRKVAQALEKAVPCKRIGVAVVGLEVPHVHVHLIPLHDMDDMRFQRKVKLSDDDFKRIIAAIQTNL; translated from the coding sequence ATGGCATCGATTTTTACCCGTATCATCAACCGGGAAATTCCGGGACACATCGTGTCAGAAGACGATCGCTTCATTGCCATACTGGATGTCAACCCCAACACCGAAGGCCACACACTCTGCATCCCGAAGACTGAAATCAACAAGCTCTTCGATATGGAAGAAGAGCACTATCTGGCCTTAATGGCCTTTTCACGCAAAGTCGCCCAGGCACTGGAGAAAGCCGTCCCCTGCAAAAGAATCGGTGTGGCGGTTGTGGGATTGGAAGTACCTCATGTGCACGTCCACCTCATCCCCTTACACGACATGGACGATATGCGGTTCCAACGGAAGGTGAAACTGTCAGACGATGACTTCAAACGCATCATTGCGGCGATACAGACGAACCTATAG
- a CDS encoding PAS domain-containing sensor histidine kinase has translation MDLSERRNRARWVIVITSLVVVSLIVWNTYSFFQIFKGEERQKMELWASAQTSLQNLDPNNELDPLVLDVLQSNTTIPAVQMENGRIISQINVPEDISKNSKKMAAFIDRLKQENAPIVNTYAEGKTTYVYYGNSSRLNQLKYYPLALLLIIVLFVTLVYNFYRSNKMAIENKLWAGMAKETAHQIGTPLSSLMGWLEIMKADQMDAVMVAEIEKDILRLQSITDRFSKIGSEPVLEECDIIAETEQAYDYLRARFSAQIQFTFAAPEHPIKARINRALHGWTIENLVKNAIDAMRGRGALDVTIIDEHPFVKIYVSDTGKGIPKKQFRKVFEPGFTTKKRGWGLGLSLTKRIVEEYHKGRIKVARSEKGKGTTMQVALPKT, from the coding sequence ATGGATCTCTCCGAACGCCGGAACCGCGCCCGATGGGTCATCGTCATTACGTCATTGGTGGTCGTCTCGCTCATCGTATGGAATACGTATTCGTTTTTCCAAATTTTCAAAGGGGAGGAGCGCCAAAAGATGGAGTTGTGGGCTTCGGCGCAGACCTCCTTGCAAAACCTCGATCCGAACAACGAACTGGATCCCTTGGTGCTCGACGTCCTGCAAAGCAATACCACCATTCCGGCGGTGCAGATGGAAAACGGACGGATCATCAGCCAAATCAATGTACCGGAGGATATCAGTAAAAACAGCAAGAAGATGGCGGCGTTTATCGATCGCCTGAAACAGGAGAATGCCCCGATCGTGAATACGTATGCGGAAGGGAAAACGACCTATGTGTATTACGGAAACTCATCGCGCCTGAACCAGTTAAAGTATTATCCGTTGGCGTTGTTGCTGATTATCGTGTTGTTCGTGACACTCGTGTATAACTTCTACCGAAGCAACAAAATGGCCATCGAAAACAAACTATGGGCGGGTATGGCGAAGGAAACGGCCCACCAGATTGGCACACCGCTGTCGTCGCTCATGGGTTGGTTGGAGATCATGAAAGCCGATCAAATGGACGCGGTGATGGTGGCGGAGATTGAAAAGGATATCCTGCGGTTGCAGTCGATTACCGACCGTTTCTCCAAGATCGGATCGGAACCGGTGTTGGAGGAATGCGATATTATTGCCGAAACAGAACAGGCGTATGATTACCTGAGAGCCCGTTTTTCTGCCCAGATTCAATTTACGTTCGCGGCCCCCGAGCATCCAATCAAAGCCCGTATCAACCGGGCACTGCATGGGTGGACGATTGAAAACCTGGTTAAAAACGCCATTGACGCCATGCGCGGTCGCGGTGCACTTGATGTTACCATCATTGATGAGCATCCGTTTGTGAAGATCTATGTGTCGGATACCGGAAAAGGGATTCCCAAGAAACAATTCCGCAAAGTCTTCGAGCCGGGCTTTACCACGAAAAAACGCGGATGGGGCCTCGGTCTGTCATTGACGAAGCGCATCGTCGAGGAATACCACAAAGGGCGTATAAAAGTGGCGCGTTCGGAAAAAGGGAAGGGAACGACGATGCAGGTTGCATTGCCTAAGACGTAG